From the genome of Candidatus Obscuribacterales bacterium:
GCGCATTGGCGATGCCGCTCCTGATTTCAAACTCAAGACTAAGGACTTTACTCGCGAAGTCGAACTTTCATCCTTCAAAGGAAAGCGCCCCGTTGTATTGATATTCGGAAGTTATAGTTGCCCATCGTTTCGCAGTCAGGCTGGACTCTTTGAAGAGATGTTCGGTGATTACAAAGATAGAGCCGAATTTTTCATTGTTTACATCAGAGAGTCAAATGCAATAGGTGGTGCGGCTTCCTCTATAAATGAGCGTGAAGGAATTGCGGTTAAAGATCCACAGGACTACTTGCAACGAACCGAGGTGGCAAAGCTTGGGTGTTCAGCTCTAAATATTCAGACACCTTGTCTAGTAGATAGAATCGACGATGCGGTGGCAGAAGCTTACTCGGCATGGCCTGACCGAATCTACATAGTTGATACTGATGGGAAAATTGCCTACGTTGGAAAACCCGGACCATCGGGATTTGCACAGGCTGTGCAGTTCGTCGATGCCTGGCTCGACAGAAGGTAACCTAAAGGCGCTGGTCTTTAATTTTGTTGAGAGCAGTAATTAATTCCTGGTATCCCACATCGTCCGGATCGCGCTCTAAGATGCCGTTATCCGTCAGCTTGAGCCCCACAGCCCGGAAAATTATTTGTTCCAGCGCTGGGTCTAAGTCGGGATTCATGTCGGTTGGGCGTTTAACATTGCGAAGCGGGCTTAGAAAATACTGTCCGACGCTCTCGTAGGCTGCTATCCATTCTTCGAGCGAATCGCCGATAATGGACTGGTTGGTTTGTGGAAATTGTAATGGGTGGCTTTTGACGGCTGCTTCCCAGAGCATTATCCCGAAAGCCATTCTGTCATTGGGTTCTAGGCAGGGATAGTAAAAGCAATTGGTGATTGCGCAATCTAGATCTGGACCTTCTTCGCAGTTGAGCATGCCAAAGTAACCGGAGTCGGCTAGTTTGATGCCTGTATCGGTAATTAGAATATTGTCTGGTCTAATGTCGCCATGATATTCATAGGTGGTTCTAGATAGCTCGTCCAAATGGCCGGCGATTTCGATGAATGTGCTAATGGGCAGCTCTGAAGACTTAATCAAATCTCTCAGAGTAAGTCCCTCTAGAAATTCCATCTGGAGAAAACAAACACCCGGTTCGTCAACAATGGATTCAATTTTAATTAGGGCAGGGTGGTGGCACTCTTGCATTTTGTCATAGTGAGTAAGAAGTACTTCTCGTGCATCAGGAAGTACATCGGCAACTCCACCTTCAAAAATGGTTGTAGCTTGTGTGCGTTCAAGGACATCACCGGTGTTAATCTCCAAGCTCTCATTCGGCTTGGCTACCTTGAAGGCAGCACTAGGTCCGCCATCTAGATCAGTGCCCTTATAAACCCAGGAGAAGGGACCATCATTGATCATTGAGTCAATTAGGTAATTGCCGACTTTTAGTCCAACCCATGTAAGTTCTTGTGTCATTGGTTCTCTAATTAGTTCAGGCTGACTTCTTCAATAGAAGGCTCAGCTTGTCCAACATGATGATTCGGCACTGAAACCGCGTGGTGGTATTGAGGTGCTGATTTGGAATGTGTATCCAGCCAGTGTCCTAATACTTCAAGCACTTCCGGACGCAATACAGGTGTTTCAACCAGCAAGTGACCGCGCTTAGGGATTACAGCAAAGGTTTTGTCCTGTGCGGGAATTTTTGCAAATAGTCTTTTTGTGGACCAAAGCGCGCAAAGTTTGTCACGCTCGCCGTGGATCATCAAGACTGAAGAGTCAGCCGGAATAGTTGTGGCAAAGTGTTTTCCATGACGATTAACATTCATGCTCTGAAACATTTCTTTCATCGTCTGGTGATCTCTGGCCATTGGATCAGCTAGGTGCTGTAGAGAAAATTGCTTTGTGTCCGAAAGGCGGGATTTGATGTACGGCACCATGCTCTGCTGGCTGAATGGATGATGCAAAAACTGCAGGGCGCTGAGTATCATGTAGGGTCTAAAGTACAAACTCGGCAGCGAATAAGTGCTGCACAGAATGGCGCCGTCTGCTAAGTGTTTGTAATCGCCAATCATGTGCAAGCTCATGTTGGCACCAAGGCTTTCACCAATAAAGTAAACCGGTACGCCGGGATAAGCTTCTTTGAGTCTCGTTACTATTAAGGCTAAATCTTTTTTGCTTTGCTTATAATGGAATGTCTTGTTGTACTGTCCACCAAAATCTTCGTAGTACCATTTGCCGTAACCGCGTAAGTCGGTTGATACAACCATTACGTTCTTGGCTGACAAAGCTTCGCCTAGTGCTTCGAAAGTTTTGCCGTGTAAACAGCCACCGTGTATTGCCACAACAATGGCGTTTGGGTCGCTAATCCCTTTTGACCAAACATACATCGGTAAGTGAAGATCGCCGAAAAGTGATTCGTTAATCTCGCCGCGAATTGGACTGTATGCAGCCATTGCATCTGGTGCAAGGTATTGTGCACCGATTAAAGAGATAAGAGTGACACCAGCTGCTAGTAAGTTTTTCAAATTGAATGTGTTGATTATCTTCATAGTGATTCCATGAAAAGTAAAAAAGTTCTGACGCTTTTGTTTCATTCCACGACCGAAGTTGCTATATGCACTAGTCGGTCGTATGTATCAAAGATTGTTTCGTTATCCGACATAGTGGGAATGAGAAGAGATAGAATGAAGATGCAGGGTGACAATCAACGCTGTCAATATGTCGATAAATGCCTGCAGGTGACACCAGTAGTAATTGGCTGTTGAGCCTGTCAGGAGATCGCATGAACAAAACAGTATTAATCACAGGTGCTTCCTCCGGGATAGGGAAAGAACTGGCTAAACTGTTTGCAGGGGATAATTGTAACCTAGTTTTAGTCGCTCGCCGAGTGGATGTCTTGGAAGAGCTGGCGTCGGAATTAAAAGCGAAAAATGGCATAAAGGCCCAGGTATTCGGGGTTGACCTCACGCAGCCGGCCGAAATTGCCAATCTCCACAGTGAACTAAAAAAACATAAGCTACACATCGATGTACTAGTAAATAATGCCGGCTTTGGTGCCAGCGGCAAATTTGCTGAAATTGACTTCCAGACGCAGCTGGATCAGATAAATGTAAATATCTCGGCTCTAACGGAATTGACGTACCGCCTGGTCCCGGCGATGGTCAAGAGAAAGTCCGGCGGCATCATGAACATAGCTTCCGTGGCAGCGTTCTCGCCTGGTCCATATATGGCTGTCTACTACGCAACCAAAGCCTATGTTCTTTCCCTCTCTTCCGCCCTTGCCAACGAGTTGGGAGATGCCGGCATCCAAGTCACTTGTGTATGTCCTGGACCAACCAAGACGGGTTTCGGGGAGCGTGCCCGTGTTGCTAAAGGCAGCATATTCAATAGCCCGCTGGTAATGGGTGTTGAGCCTGTGGCAAGGCAGGCCTATGACGGTTTTAAAGCAGGTGATGACTTGGTCGTTATCGGTGTCCAAAACAAAATATTGGCTTTAGCAAGTCGAATCACACCGTTCAAACTCTCAGCGTACGTAACACGCAAATTCAACCACAAGATAATTTAGCGAGTGGCTGATGCGGCTTTGCCTTTGATTTTGCCGACGAGCGTGCACATGTCGTCATAACGACCGAAGGACGGGACGACGTACATGCCTGTGGCGATGTGGCGCACTTCTTCGATTAGCTCTTCGGCTAATTCGAGTCCGACTTTGGCGCCTTCTTCTCCGGCTTTCTCCATGGCTTTGCGTACGTGA
Proteins encoded in this window:
- a CDS encoding redoxin domain-containing protein, which translates into the protein MKLLENIARCLPFVVISCLSIVPILAQPYLGGEHTKVRTNWRVPDKLRIGDAAPDFKLKTKDFTREVELSSFKGKRPVVLIFGSYSCPSFRSQAGLFEEMFGDYKDRAEFFIVYIRESNAIGGAASSINEREGIAVKDPQDYLQRTEVAKLGCSALNIQTPCLVDRIDDAVAEAYSAWPDRIYIVDTDGKIAYVGKPGPSGFAQAVQFVDAWLDRR
- a CDS encoding protein kinase — translated: MTQELTWVGLKVGNYLIDSMINDGPFSWVYKGTDLDGGPSAAFKVAKPNESLEINTGDVLERTQATTIFEGGVADVLPDAREVLLTHYDKMQECHHPALIKIESIVDEPGVCFLQMEFLEGLTLRDLIKSSELPISTFIEIAGHLDELSRTTYEYHGDIRPDNILITDTGIKLADSGYFGMLNCEEGPDLDCAITNCFYYPCLEPNDRMAFGIMLWEAAVKSHPLQFPQTNQSIIGDSLEEWIAAYESVGQYFLSPLRNVKRPTDMNPDLDPALEQIIFRAVGLKLTDNGILERDPDDVGYQELITALNKIKDQRL
- a CDS encoding lysophospholipase translates to MKIINTFNLKNLLAAGVTLISLIGAQYLAPDAMAAYSPIRGEINESLFGDLHLPMYVWSKGISDPNAIVVAIHGGCLHGKTFEALGEALSAKNVMVVSTDLRGYGKWYYEDFGGQYNKTFHYKQSKKDLALIVTRLKEAYPGVPVYFIGESLGANMSLHMIGDYKHLADGAILCSTYSLPSLYFRPYMILSALQFLHHPFSQQSMVPYIKSRLSDTKQFSLQHLADPMARDHQTMKEMFQSMNVNRHGKHFATTIPADSSVLMIHGERDKLCALWSTKRLFAKIPAQDKTFAVIPKRGHLLVETPVLRPEVLEVLGHWLDTHSKSAPQYHHAVSVPNHHVGQAEPSIEEVSLN
- a CDS encoding SDR family oxidoreductase, which translates into the protein MNKTVLITGASSGIGKELAKLFAGDNCNLVLVARRVDVLEELASELKAKNGIKAQVFGVDLTQPAEIANLHSELKKHKLHIDVLVNNAGFGASGKFAEIDFQTQLDQINVNISALTELTYRLVPAMVKRKSGGIMNIASVAAFSPGPYMAVYYATKAYVLSLSSALANELGDAGIQVTCVCPGPTKTGFGERARVAKGSIFNSPLVMGVEPVARQAYDGFKAGDDLVVIGVQNKILALASRITPFKLSAYVTRKFNHKII